One Streptomyces sp. NBC_00102 DNA segment encodes these proteins:
- a CDS encoding lytic polysaccharide monooxygenase has translation MRKRASAAVVGLAILGASALATSSASSHGYTDNPISRQKLCANGTVTNCGNIQWEPQSVEGPKGFPSAGPADGAICSANHSEFAQLDDPRGGNWPTTQVTGGQSFNFRWQFTARHSTTDFRYYITKQGWDPTKPLTRASLDSQPFLTVPYNNQQPPATLTQTGTIPSGKTGHHIILAVWTIADTANAFYSCSDVKF, from the coding sequence ATGCGTAAGAGGGCAAGCGCGGCCGTGGTCGGCCTGGCGATCCTGGGCGCTTCGGCGCTCGCCACCAGCAGCGCCAGCAGCCACGGCTACACCGACAACCCCATCAGCCGGCAGAAGCTCTGTGCCAACGGCACGGTCACCAACTGCGGCAACATCCAGTGGGAGCCGCAGAGCGTCGAGGGCCCGAAGGGCTTCCCGTCCGCGGGTCCGGCGGACGGGGCGATCTGCTCCGCCAACCACAGCGAGTTCGCGCAGCTCGACGACCCGCGCGGCGGCAACTGGCCCACCACGCAGGTCACCGGCGGCCAGTCGTTCAACTTCCGCTGGCAGTTCACCGCCCGTCACTCCACGACGGACTTCCGGTACTACATCACCAAGCAGGGCTGGGACCCCACGAAGCCGCTCACCCGGGCCTCGCTGGACTCGCAGCCGTTCCTGACGGTGCCGTACAACAACCAGCAGCCGCCGGCCACCCTGACCCAGACCGGCACCATCCCCAGCGGGAAGACCGGCCACCACATCATCCTGGCGGTGTGGACGATCGCGGACACCGCGAACGCGTTCTACTCCTGCTCGGACGTGAAGTTCTGA
- a CDS encoding carbohydrate ABC transporter permease: MAAETPTRTLIAPTEMNRRVGRFLHRFVLTATLIGFTLAFVFPLYWMASGALKSSSELAAPTPTLVPESFHPESYTDAWTNVGLGHFFLNTFMLALGAWLTQLLIDVAAAYALSKLRPVLGNVILGMMLATLMLPVSALLVPTYLTVVDVPILHVNLINTPFAIWLPAAANAFNIFLLKRFFDQIPAELLDSARIDGAGTIRVLVSVVLPLSRPVLAVVSIFAVVGVWKDFLWPMLVLPDEAKQPITVALNRLAEFMPANQLLAGMVMASIPLLVLFLIFQRHIIAGLTAGSLKG; encoded by the coding sequence ATGGCCGCCGAAACACCCACCCGCACCCTGATCGCGCCCACCGAGATGAACCGGCGCGTCGGCCGGTTCCTCCACCGCTTCGTGCTGACCGCCACCCTGATCGGCTTCACCCTCGCCTTCGTCTTCCCGCTGTACTGGATGGCCTCGGGCGCGCTGAAGTCGTCGAGCGAGCTGGCCGCCCCCACCCCGACGCTCGTACCCGAGAGCTTCCACCCCGAGAGCTACACCGACGCCTGGACCAACGTCGGACTCGGCCACTTCTTCCTCAACACCTTCATGCTCGCGCTCGGTGCCTGGCTCACCCAGCTGCTCATCGACGTGGCCGCCGCCTACGCGCTCTCCAAGCTGCGGCCGGTCCTCGGCAACGTGATCCTCGGGATGATGCTGGCGACCCTGATGCTGCCGGTGTCCGCGCTGCTGGTGCCGACGTACCTCACCGTGGTTGACGTACCGATTCTGCACGTCAATCTGATCAACACGCCGTTCGCCATCTGGCTCCCGGCGGCGGCCAACGCCTTCAACATCTTTCTGCTGAAGCGCTTCTTCGACCAGATACCCGCCGAACTCCTCGACTCCGCACGGATCGACGGCGCCGGCACGATCCGGGTCCTGGTCTCGGTGGTGCTGCCGCTCTCCCGGCCGGTCCTCGCCGTCGTCTCGATCTTCGCGGTCGTCGGCGTCTGGAAGGACTTCCTCTGGCCGATGCTCGTCCTCCCCGACGAGGCGAAGCAGCCCATCACGGTCGCGCTCAACCGGCTGGCCGAGTTCATGCCCGCCAACCAGCTGCTCGCCGGAATGGTCATGGCCAGCATCCCCCTGCTGGTCCTCTTCCTGATCTTCCAGCGGCACATCATCGCGGGCCTCACCGCGGGCAGCCTCAAGGGCTGA
- a CDS encoding CBM35 domain-containing protein, with the protein MSPAPRRRPRAARLVVPLLLSMLGALLLGATSATTAQAATTALEAESAQLSGGAAVSTEHSGYTGSGFVGGFTDAHKGAASVSFSVQSSTAGAGSVSLRYANGTGAAMTLSLYVNGAKVRQVSLAPTASWDTWSTREEQVTYAQGANTVALTFTTADSGNVNLDGLTATTGTGGTGTGTGASGLEAESAQLSGGAAVSTEHSGYTGTGFVGGFTDAHKGAASVTFSVPSTLAGNGSVSLRYANGTGAAMTLSLYVNGVKVRQVSLAPTANWDTWSTHDEQVTYAKGTNTVAFTFTTADSGNVNLDGLTVTTPTETTPVTLTHQAETGFVSGGAAVAAAVSGYESTGYVTGFTTTGARAVLAVNAPSAATYPLVLRYRTPDATAATVTLISNGTKVRVLNLPATNGAWATATTDVPLRASLNHVTLKTASGDNGNLQLDGVTVTGSTPNAVRGATLPYTAYEAEAGSTNASTTGPDRTYLTVASEASGRRAVVLDQTGEYVQFTLTQPADALTLRYSIPDNAAGTGAGATLSVYANGTQVRDLGLSSAYSWVYGTYPYTNTPSQGSGHHFFDETRTLTGHLAAGTVLKFQKDAGDTAASYTLDLVETEAVPAALTMPSTGFVSATTLGVTPDDSTDDTAALNAAVSTATSQGKGLWLPAGTYDISGHVDLAGADLRGAGQWYTVLRGKNGKGGLFGRGGTSNVQDLMIAGDVRYRDDANFDAAVEGDFGNGSTLTNLWIEHTKVGLWIDAPTTGLYAAGLRIRDTFADGVNLHKGTTGSEVSHSSVRNTGDDGLAMFSEAQAVGSSAFRFDTVQLPLLANAVGIYGGNANRVEDNLLADTVTGSSGIAISSRFAPVPFSGTTAVLRNTLTRTGGYEPNWASKLGALWIYADSSDITAPILLQDNTVADSTYSGLLVSWQKNVSSLTVTNLAITTAGSYGIEINSAGSGTFSGTTVTGAAAGGLSLAGGFTVDKGSGNTGW; encoded by the coding sequence GTGTCTCCTGCACCACGCCGGCGCCCCCGCGCCGCACGTCTCGTCGTCCCCCTGCTCCTGTCCATGCTCGGCGCCCTGCTGCTCGGCGCCACCTCCGCAACCACCGCCCAGGCCGCCACCACCGCGCTGGAGGCCGAATCGGCCCAGCTCTCCGGGGGTGCGGCGGTCTCCACCGAGCACTCCGGGTACACCGGCAGCGGTTTCGTCGGCGGGTTCACCGACGCCCACAAGGGCGCCGCCTCCGTTTCCTTCTCCGTCCAGTCGTCCACCGCCGGGGCCGGTTCCGTCTCGCTGCGGTACGCGAACGGGACCGGCGCCGCGATGACGCTGAGCCTCTACGTGAACGGGGCGAAGGTCCGCCAGGTGAGCCTCGCCCCGACCGCGAGCTGGGACACCTGGTCCACCCGCGAGGAGCAGGTGACGTACGCGCAGGGCGCCAACACCGTCGCCCTCACGTTCACCACCGCCGACAGCGGCAACGTCAACCTCGACGGCCTCACCGCGACCACCGGCACCGGCGGCACAGGCACCGGCACCGGTGCCTCCGGCCTGGAGGCCGAATCCGCCCAGCTCTCCGGGGGTGCGGCGGTCTCCACCGAGCACTCCGGCTACACCGGTACGGGCTTCGTCGGCGGCTTCACCGACGCCCACAAGGGCGCGGCCTCCGTCACCTTCTCCGTCCCGTCCACCCTCGCCGGGAACGGCTCGGTCTCGCTGCGGTACGCCAACGGGACCGGCGCCGCGATGACGCTGAGCCTGTACGTGAACGGGGTGAAGGTCCGCCAGGTGAGCCTCGCCCCCACCGCGAACTGGGACACCTGGTCCACCCACGACGAACAGGTGACCTACGCCAAGGGGACCAACACGGTCGCCTTCACGTTCACCACCGCCGACAGCGGCAACGTCAACCTCGACGGCCTTACCGTCACCACCCCGACCGAGACCACGCCGGTCACCCTCACCCACCAGGCCGAGACCGGGTTCGTCTCCGGCGGGGCGGCCGTCGCCGCGGCCGTCAGCGGCTACGAGTCCACCGGCTACGTCACCGGGTTCACCACCACCGGCGCCCGCGCGGTCCTCGCGGTCAACGCCCCGTCCGCCGCGACCTACCCGCTGGTGCTCCGCTACCGCACCCCGGACGCCACCGCCGCGACCGTCACCCTGATCTCCAACGGCACCAAGGTCCGGGTGCTGAACCTGCCAGCCACCAACGGCGCCTGGGCCACCGCGACCACCGACGTGCCCCTGCGCGCCTCGCTCAACCACGTCACGCTGAAGACCGCCTCCGGCGACAACGGCAACCTCCAGCTCGACGGCGTCACCGTCACCGGCTCCACCCCCAATGCCGTGCGCGGGGCGACCCTCCCGTACACCGCGTACGAGGCGGAGGCCGGGTCCACCAACGCGAGCACGACCGGCCCCGACCGCACCTACCTCACCGTGGCGTCCGAGGCCTCCGGCCGCCGGGCCGTGGTGCTCGACCAGACCGGCGAGTACGTCCAGTTCACCCTGACCCAGCCGGCCGACGCGCTGACCCTGCGCTACTCGATACCGGACAACGCGGCGGGCACCGGCGCCGGCGCCACCCTCAGCGTGTACGCCAACGGCACCCAGGTCCGCGACCTGGGCCTCAGCTCCGCGTACAGCTGGGTGTACGGCACGTACCCGTACACCAACACTCCCTCCCAGGGCTCCGGACACCACTTCTTCGATGAGACCCGCACCCTCACCGGCCACCTCGCCGCGGGCACCGTGCTGAAGTTCCAGAAGGACGCGGGCGACACCGCCGCCTCCTACACCCTGGACCTCGTCGAGACCGAGGCCGTCCCGGCCGCCCTCACCATGCCGTCCACCGGATTCGTCTCCGCCACCACCCTCGGCGTCACCCCGGACGACTCCACCGACGACACCGCCGCCCTCAACGCCGCGGTCAGCACGGCCACTTCGCAGGGCAAGGGGCTCTGGCTGCCCGCCGGTACGTACGACATCTCCGGCCACGTCGACCTCGCCGGGGCCGATCTGCGGGGTGCCGGGCAGTGGTACACCGTGCTGCGCGGCAAGAACGGCAAGGGCGGGCTCTTCGGGCGCGGCGGCACCAGCAACGTCCAGGACCTGATGATCGCCGGTGACGTCCGCTACCGCGACGACGCCAACTTCGACGCCGCGGTCGAGGGCGACTTCGGCAACGGCTCCACGCTGACGAACCTCTGGATCGAGCACACCAAGGTCGGCCTCTGGATCGACGCGCCCACCACCGGCCTGTACGCCGCCGGGCTCCGCATCCGCGACACCTTCGCCGACGGCGTCAACCTCCACAAGGGGACCACCGGCAGCGAGGTCTCGCACAGCAGCGTCCGCAACACCGGCGACGACGGGCTCGCCATGTTCTCCGAGGCGCAGGCGGTCGGCAGCAGCGCCTTCCGCTTCGACACCGTCCAGCTGCCCCTGCTGGCGAACGCCGTCGGCATCTACGGCGGCAACGCCAACCGGGTCGAGGACAACCTCCTCGCCGACACGGTCACCGGCTCCTCCGGCATCGCGATCAGCAGCCGGTTCGCCCCCGTGCCCTTCAGTGGCACCACCGCCGTCCTGCGCAACACCCTGACCAGGACCGGTGGTTACGAACCCAACTGGGCGAGCAAGCTCGGCGCCCTCTGGATCTACGCCGACTCCTCCGACATCACCGCGCCGATCCTGCTCCAGGACAACACCGTCGCCGACAGCACCTACAGCGGGCTGCTCGTCTCCTGGCAGAAGAACGTCAGCTCCCTCACCGTCACCAACCTGGCCATCACCACGGCGGGTTCGTACGGCATCGAGATCAACTCCGCCGGTTCCGGGACCTTCTCCGGCACCACCGTCACCGGAGCCGCCGCCGGCGGACTCTCCCTGGCGGGCGGCTTCACGGTCGACAAGGGCTCCGGCAACACCGGCTGGTGA
- a CDS encoding carbohydrate ABC transporter permease, which yields MAGRPLPLSPARATARDRSPVRDGVPAPAGAPGPAAKSSPGRVPAPPRGPSARGGAAAGRFRRRVRENLVAYLFLAAGVICFALFSWYPIVRGILLGFQQVTFAQPAEWVGLDNFRRLFEDPLFVTAWKNTGWFTLLALVFGFAAPFATAVVLNELKRGKAYLRMTVYLPVMLPSVVTMLLWRWFYDPGPGLFNNVLDVFHLPPQQWLESENLAMVSLVLVSTWANMGTTTLIYLAALGGIPGELYEAAELDGASIRRRLWHVTIPQMRFILMITLLLQVIGTMQVFVEPFVLTGGGPDDATVTVLLLLYRYAFVYNDFGLASAMSTLLFVVLGVFAGVYLRLTRSKG from the coding sequence ATGGCCGGTCGACCGCTCCCCCTCTCCCCGGCGCGCGCCACCGCCCGCGACCGGTCCCCGGTACGCGACGGAGTCCCGGCACCCGCCGGGGCGCCCGGCCCCGCCGCGAAGAGCTCGCCCGGCCGGGTCCCGGCACCGCCCCGCGGCCCGTCCGCCCGGGGCGGGGCGGCGGCCGGCCGGTTCCGGCGCAGGGTGCGCGAGAACCTCGTCGCGTACCTCTTCCTCGCCGCCGGGGTGATCTGCTTCGCGCTCTTCTCCTGGTACCCGATCGTGCGCGGCATCCTGCTCGGCTTCCAGCAGGTCACCTTCGCCCAGCCCGCCGAGTGGGTCGGGCTGGACAACTTCCGCCGGCTCTTCGAGGACCCGCTCTTCGTCACCGCCTGGAAGAACACCGGCTGGTTCACCCTGCTCGCCCTGGTCTTCGGCTTCGCCGCCCCCTTCGCGACCGCCGTCGTCCTGAACGAACTCAAGCGCGGCAAGGCGTACCTCCGGATGACCGTCTACCTGCCGGTCATGCTGCCCTCGGTCGTCACCATGCTGCTCTGGCGATGGTTCTACGATCCGGGACCGGGCCTCTTCAACAACGTGCTGGACGTCTTCCACCTCCCGCCCCAGCAGTGGCTGGAGTCGGAGAACCTCGCGATGGTCTCCCTGGTCCTCGTCTCCACCTGGGCCAACATGGGCACCACCACCCTGATCTACCTCGCGGCACTCGGCGGCATCCCCGGCGAGCTGTACGAGGCTGCCGAACTCGACGGGGCGTCGATCCGGCGGAGGCTGTGGCACGTCACGATCCCGCAGATGCGGTTCATCCTGATGATCACCCTGCTGCTCCAGGTCATCGGCACCATGCAGGTCTTCGTGGAGCCGTTCGTGCTGACCGGCGGCGGACCCGACGACGCCACCGTCACCGTCCTGCTGCTGCTCTACCGCTACGCCTTCGTCTACAACGACTTCGGCCTGGCCAGCGCCATGAGCACGCTGCTCTTCGTGGTGCTCGGCGTCTTCGCCGGCGTGTATCTGCGCCTGACCCGGAGCAAGGGCTGA
- a CDS encoding class F sortase, whose protein sequence is MSAPARPAGTGRLLTGVVWAVLLLGLWLWGRDADAGPGGSSAPTTGDVAAVGRPLGMPLPPAHDPLDGSPPRAVEIPSVGIDAPVVGRGLDREGAVDPPPFEAPGTVGWYDGGAEPGTEGAAIMVGHVDTETKPAVFYGLSATRPGAEIRVTRADGTVAEFTVDDVQVFTRDRFDARKAYGQRRDGRAELRLITCGGAYDEAAHAYTANVVVSAYLTGEDSED, encoded by the coding sequence GTGTCCGCCCCCGCCCGCCCGGCAGGAACCGGGCGGCTGCTCACCGGGGTGGTGTGGGCCGTGCTGCTGCTGGGCCTCTGGCTCTGGGGCCGCGACGCCGACGCGGGGCCCGGCGGCAGTTCGGCGCCCACCACCGGCGACGTCGCTGCGGTCGGCCGCCCCCTCGGGATGCCGCTGCCCCCGGCACACGATCCGCTGGACGGTTCGCCGCCGCGCGCGGTCGAGATCCCGTCCGTCGGCATCGACGCCCCCGTCGTCGGACGCGGTCTGGACCGCGAGGGAGCCGTCGACCCGCCCCCGTTCGAAGCCCCGGGGACGGTCGGCTGGTACGACGGCGGCGCCGAACCCGGCACCGAAGGGGCCGCGATCATGGTCGGCCACGTCGACACGGAGACGAAGCCCGCCGTCTTCTACGGCCTGAGCGCGACCCGGCCCGGCGCCGAGATCCGGGTGACCCGGGCCGACGGGACGGTCGCCGAGTTCACCGTGGACGACGTGCAGGTCTTCACCCGGGACCGCTTCGACGCGCGCAAAGCCTACGGGCAGCGCCGCGACGGCCGGGCGGAACTCCGGCTGATCACCTGCGGCGGCGCGTACGACGAGGCGGCGCACGCCTACACCGCCAACGTCGTCGTCTCCGCCTACCTCACGGGCGAGGACTCCGAGGACTGA
- a CDS encoding LacI family DNA-binding transcriptional regulator, giving the protein MNRRISEVAAYAGVSTATVGRVLNGRTGVSAPTREAVLAALDVCGIERPVGLRGERAALIGLVVPDLQNPVFSAFSEALCVLLDRRGLIPVLCTHSQDGVSEAHYIEMLLRQNIGGIVFVGASYADAGPEHGRVLRERGIPMVLVNAADENSGVAQVRVDDALAAEQALAHLAALGHERIGMVLGPGGHVPSARKLAGFAAFCGRRGVAPEEWRRLVAYALFTMEGGATALPRLLAEGVTGVVCASDALALGVIRGARRQGLRVPEDLSVVGFDDSPFMVATDPPLTTARQPVQAMAAAAVAALVGQIEGRADANDLLMFDTELIVRGSTAGRPR; this is encoded by the coding sequence ATGAATCGAAGGATCTCCGAAGTCGCCGCGTACGCGGGCGTCAGCACGGCCACCGTCGGGCGCGTCCTCAACGGACGCACGGGCGTGTCCGCTCCCACCCGCGAGGCGGTGCTGGCCGCCCTGGACGTGTGCGGGATCGAGCGGCCGGTGGGGCTGCGGGGCGAGCGGGCGGCGCTGATCGGCCTCGTGGTGCCCGATCTCCAGAACCCCGTCTTCTCCGCGTTCTCCGAGGCCCTGTGCGTGCTGCTGGACCGGCGGGGGCTCATCCCCGTGCTGTGCACCCACAGCCAGGACGGGGTCTCGGAGGCGCACTACATCGAGATGCTGCTGCGGCAGAACATCGGCGGGATCGTCTTCGTGGGCGCCAGCTACGCCGACGCCGGACCGGAGCACGGCCGGGTGCTGCGGGAGCGCGGAATCCCGATGGTGCTGGTCAACGCGGCGGACGAGAACTCCGGGGTGGCCCAGGTGCGGGTGGACGACGCGCTCGCCGCCGAACAGGCGCTCGCGCATCTCGCCGCGCTCGGGCACGAGCGGATCGGGATGGTCCTGGGGCCCGGCGGACACGTCCCTTCGGCCCGGAAGCTCGCGGGTTTCGCGGCCTTCTGCGGCCGCCGGGGCGTAGCGCCGGAGGAGTGGCGGCGGCTGGTCGCGTACGCCCTGTTCACCATGGAGGGCGGGGCCACCGCGCTGCCCCGGCTGCTGGCCGAGGGGGTCACCGGAGTCGTTTGCGCGAGCGACGCGCTGGCCCTCGGGGTCATCCGCGGGGCCCGTCGGCAGGGGCTGCGGGTGCCCGAGGACCTGTCGGTCGTCGGCTTCGACGATTCCCCGTTCATGGTGGCCACGGACCCACCGCTGACCACCGCGCGGCAGCCCGTCCAGGCCATGGCGGCGGCGGCCGTGGCCGCACTGGTGGGGCAGATCGAGGGGCGTGCGGATGCGAACGACCTCCTGATGTTCGACACCGAGCTGATCGTGCGCGGCTCGACGGCCGGCCGCCCCCGCTGA
- a CDS encoding DUF6232 family protein, whose amino-acid sequence MRVGKQVLWVGTAAYPLKNITRVYSFLLTPQRGAATVLFLKRLGIILGVCLVLVLLNGLAGIGGGSQGGGLGGLIGVATTAGLIYCFVMWMGVMTAASHWVLAVETAGASTALVTSQNVEHLHQLVGYVVNAIENPEIEFQVRVETLSVNPKNYHFGDNVNMYGGSDNVGIAKS is encoded by the coding sequence ATGCGGGTCGGCAAACAGGTGCTGTGGGTGGGCACCGCCGCCTACCCGCTGAAGAACATCACACGGGTGTACAGCTTCCTGCTCACTCCTCAGCGCGGTGCCGCGACCGTGCTCTTCCTCAAACGCCTCGGAATCATCCTGGGCGTGTGCTTGGTACTGGTGCTTCTCAACGGACTGGCCGGCATCGGCGGCGGCAGCCAGGGAGGCGGTCTCGGGGGACTCATCGGGGTCGCCACCACGGCGGGGCTGATCTACTGCTTCGTGATGTGGATGGGAGTCATGACCGCAGCCTCCCACTGGGTGCTGGCGGTCGAGACGGCCGGCGCGTCGACAGCGCTGGTGACCAGCCAGAACGTCGAGCACCTTCACCAACTCGTCGGCTACGTGGTGAACGCGATCGAGAACCCCGAAATCGAGTTCCAGGTGAGGGTCGAGACACTTTCGGTCAACCCCAAAAACTACCATTTCGGCGACAACGTCAATATGTACGGCGGATCCGACAACGTGGGGATTGCGAAGTCATGA
- a CDS encoding extracellular solute-binding protein, with product MVTISVNGMPAKTQPEDRKDFEDLVKQFEAAHPKIKIDAREGQMDPKTFAAKLAGGQLEDVYYVYFTDPAGLIQRRQGADITKYLKDVPYLDQVRPALQDVFKGPDGKIYGLPTGNYSLGLVYNRALFQKAGLDPDKPPTTWEEVRTAAQKISALGDGTVGYADYSKNNQGGWHLTSWIYSMGGDVATQQNGKWKAAFDSEAGRKALQALHDMRWTDKSMGTRQLLEIADVQKMMGSGKLGMYMAGPDNIPTIVKQFESKYDDYGLAALPGTATLGGGDGFMFNPKASPEKIKAGLQWIQWKYLNPDREEENVKKFSGLDVPIGLPQPNLFDGEAQAKNDAIHAKYANVPQANYQPFVDRSDDVAVKVEPPNAQQLYTVLDGVMQSVLTKEDADLDKLLADAAKRAESILAAVK from the coding sequence GTGGTCACGATCAGCGTGAACGGGATGCCGGCCAAGACGCAGCCCGAGGACCGCAAGGACTTCGAGGACCTGGTCAAGCAGTTCGAGGCCGCCCACCCCAAGATCAAGATCGATGCCCGCGAGGGCCAGATGGACCCCAAGACCTTCGCGGCCAAGCTCGCCGGGGGCCAGCTGGAGGACGTGTACTACGTCTACTTCACCGACCCCGCCGGACTCATCCAGCGCCGTCAGGGCGCCGACATCACGAAGTACCTCAAGGACGTCCCGTACCTGGATCAGGTGCGCCCCGCCCTCCAGGACGTCTTCAAGGGCCCCGACGGCAAGATCTACGGCCTGCCCACCGGCAACTACTCCCTCGGCCTCGTCTACAACCGCGCCCTCTTCCAGAAGGCCGGACTCGACCCCGACAAGCCGCCGACCACCTGGGAAGAGGTGCGCACCGCCGCGCAGAAGATCAGCGCGCTCGGCGACGGGACCGTCGGATACGCCGACTACAGCAAGAACAACCAGGGCGGCTGGCACCTCACCTCGTGGATCTACTCCATGGGCGGGGACGTGGCCACCCAGCAGAACGGCAAGTGGAAGGCCGCCTTCGACAGCGAGGCGGGCCGCAAGGCGCTCCAGGCCCTGCACGACATGCGCTGGACCGACAAGTCCATGGGCACCCGCCAGCTCCTGGAGATCGCCGACGTCCAGAAGATGATGGGCTCCGGCAAGCTCGGGATGTACATGGCAGGCCCGGACAACATCCCCACCATCGTCAAGCAGTTCGAGAGCAAGTACGACGACTACGGGCTGGCCGCCCTCCCGGGCACCGCGACCCTCGGCGGCGGCGACGGCTTCATGTTCAACCCGAAGGCATCCCCGGAGAAGATCAAGGCCGGGCTCCAGTGGATCCAGTGGAAGTACCTCAACCCGGACCGCGAGGAGGAGAACGTCAAGAAGTTCTCCGGCCTCGACGTTCCGATCGGACTCCCGCAGCCCAACCTCTTCGACGGTGAGGCGCAGGCGAAGAACGACGCGATCCACGCGAAGTACGCCAACGTCCCGCAGGCCAACTACCAGCCGTTCGTCGACCGCAGCGACGACGTCGCCGTCAAGGTGGAGCCGCCGAACGCGCAGCAGCTCTACACCGTCCTCGACGGGGTCATGCAGTCCGTGCTGACCAAGGAGGACGCCGACCTCGACAAGCTCCTGGCCGACGCCGCGAAGCGCGCCGAATCCATCCTCGCCGCGGTGAAGTGA
- a CDS encoding peptidoglycan-binding protein, producing MTVPVFQEYEPAADCGCAGCALQRRTAAARSLPPRLGGHPAAHGARRALVLATAAGVVLSAGAAEAVAPAGHATGPVRADGTAGPGPAAPQGQAGPLMGGAPGPPTGTAADEPLALRTTTRAEIISRAKTWVAAKVPYDMEKYWSDGYRQDCSGYVSMAWGLRGNEWTGSLSSYGTRIARAQLEPGDILLFHNPADPNKGSHVTIFGGWTNSAHTQYMAYEQTPPAARKKTTPLAYWSNSDRYQAYRYKGLTGGSGGASSAGYPGAAAFGPGARNAHVTRLGHMLVARGGKRFYARGPGPSWSEADRRATRAFQRAQGWRGANADGLPGPDTWRRLVDGTGKDIPAAGAGGRPRAVPPFPGRAYFKPGQSNAHVERLGRQLVKKGYGRHYVSGPGRRWTEADRRNVEAFQRAQGWRGGVADGYPGPDTWRRLFS from the coding sequence ATGACCGTCCCGGTCTTCCAGGAGTACGAACCCGCCGCCGACTGCGGCTGCGCAGGCTGCGCCCTCCAGCGCCGCACGGCCGCGGCCCGGAGCCTGCCGCCCCGGCTGGGGGGCCATCCGGCCGCGCACGGGGCGCGCCGTGCGCTGGTGCTCGCCACGGCCGCCGGGGTGGTCCTCTCCGCCGGCGCGGCCGAGGCGGTCGCCCCGGCCGGCCACGCCACCGGGCCCGTCCGCGCCGACGGCACGGCCGGCCCCGGGCCCGCCGCCCCGCAGGGGCAGGCCGGACCGCTGATGGGCGGCGCCCCGGGCCCGCCCACCGGGACCGCCGCGGACGAACCCCTGGCCCTGCGGACCACCACCCGCGCCGAGATCATCTCCCGCGCCAAGACCTGGGTGGCCGCGAAGGTGCCGTACGACATGGAGAAGTACTGGTCGGACGGGTACCGCCAGGACTGCTCCGGCTACGTCTCGATGGCCTGGGGCCTGCGCGGCAACGAGTGGACCGGCAGTCTGTCCTCGTACGGCACGCGGATCGCGCGCGCCCAGCTGGAACCGGGCGACATCCTGCTCTTCCACAACCCGGCCGACCCCAACAAGGGCTCGCACGTCACGATCTTCGGCGGCTGGACCAACAGCGCGCACACCCAGTACATGGCGTACGAGCAGACGCCCCCGGCCGCCCGGAAGAAGACCACGCCCCTCGCGTACTGGAGCAACTCCGACCGGTACCAGGCCTACCGCTACAAGGGGCTCACCGGCGGTTCCGGGGGCGCCTCGTCGGCGGGTTACCCGGGCGCCGCCGCGTTCGGGCCGGGGGCCCGCAACGCCCATGTGACCCGGCTCGGCCACATGCTGGTGGCGCGGGGCGGGAAACGTTTCTACGCCAGGGGCCCCGGCCCCTCCTGGAGCGAGGCGGACCGGCGTGCCACCCGGGCGTTCCAGCGGGCGCAGGGGTGGCGGGGGGCGAACGCGGACGGCCTGCCCGGCCCGGACACCTGGCGCCGGCTCGTCGACGGCACCGGGAAGGACATCCCGGCGGCCGGTGCGGGAGGCAGGCCGAGGGCGGTCCCGCCGTTCCCCGGACGGGCGTATTTCAAGCCAGGTCAGTCGAACGCCCATGTCGAGCGGCTCGGCCGGCAGTTGGTGAAGAAGGGGTACGGGCGGCACTACGTGTCGGGGCCGGGACGCCGCTGGACCGAGGCGGACCGGCGCAACGTGGAGGCGTTCCAGCGGGCCCAGGGCTGGCGCGGCGGTGTGGCGGACGGCTACCCGGGGCCGGACACCTGGCGGCGGCTCTTCTCCTGA